The following coding sequences lie in one Treponema sp. OMZ 790 genomic window:
- a CDS encoding glutaredoxin domain-containing protein, giving the protein MKKQLFLFGSKLCPDCGPAKEYLERKGVKFRYFDITEDLGYLKFLLKYRDERAEFDQLKKEGKIGIPCLMVGDGEEFVFDIERADLSKWS; this is encoded by the coding sequence ATGAAAAAACAACTTTTTTTATTTGGTAGTAAGTTGTGCCCCGATTGCGGGCCTGCAAAGGAATATTTAGAAAGAAAAGGAGTAAAATTCCGTTATTTTGACATTACCGAAGATTTAGGTTATCTAAAGTTTTTGTTAAAATATCGGGATGAACGGGCTGAATTCGATCAGCTCAAAAAGGAGGGGAAAATCGGCATTCCGTGCTTGATGGTTGGAGATGGCGAAGAGTTTGTGTTCGACATTGAAAGAGCTGATCTGTCAAAATGGTCATAA